A region of Liolophura sinensis isolate JHLJ2023 chromosome 8, CUHK_Ljap_v2, whole genome shotgun sequence DNA encodes the following proteins:
- the LOC135473416 gene encoding GATOR2 complex protein WDR24-like yields the protein MSVKNRGPRRFARPGDGSADVNNLSHQLEGLSLSDPKKDKTKTEPQREVMQQENTKSMASHTSGDVRHHTCSSRDLKSERHSCTKEDSEGMETLQTKQDGRTVPNNNEDEHVSSKKDDPVSSKKDDPVSSKKDDPVANNNKDNPVANNNRDDPVSRNMSFPVANNNRNNPGPCITDDAVANNEKEEMANSSRRPGDPDEESSCTEKWEMNLTVCYNAVLCYVIC from the exons ATGTCAGTAAAGAACAGAGGACCAAGGAGATTTGCGCGACCAGGTGATGGCAGTGCTGATGTTAACAATTTAAGTCATCAGTTGGAAGGCTTGTCTTTATCGGACCCTAAGAAAGACAAGACTAAAACT GAACCACAGAGGGAAGTTATGCAGCAAGAAAATACGAAGAGTATGGCATCTCATACATCAGGGGATGTCAGACATCACACATGTAGCTCCAGAGACCTGAAGAGCGAGAGACATTCGTGTACAAAGGAAGATTCTGAGGGGATGGAGACACTGCAGACAAAACAG gatggCAGAACTGTACCCAACAACAATGAGGATGAACATGTGTCCAGCAAGAAGGATGATCCTGTATCCAGCAAGAAGGATGATCCTGTATCCAGCAAGAAGGATGATCCTGtagccaacaacaacaaagataaTCCTGTAGCCAACAACAACAGAGATGATCCTGTATCCAGAAACATGAGTTTTCCTGTagcaaacaacaacagaaataatCCTGGACCATGTATTACGGATGATGCTGTGGCCAACAATGAG AAAGAGGAAATGGCTAATTCATCTAGAAGACCTGGGGATCCTGACGAGGAATCCAGTTGTACAGAAAAGTGGGAAATGAATCTGACGGTATGCTATAATGCTGTTTTGTGTTATGTGATATGTTAG